A region of Fibrobacter succinogenes subsp. succinogenes S85 DNA encodes the following proteins:
- the frr gene encoding ribosome recycling factor: MSEYSEKMDKAIEATEREFSKIRAGQASPAILNGVRIDYYGTPTPISQVAKISVPEPRMLLVTPWEKQLVDTIDKAILAANIGLTPMKDGNCIRVTLPILTTERRKELAKIARKHAEDGRVAIRNIRRDANDALKKNKEISEDEVKKQQDEIQKATDKAIAEIDRLLAEKEADILKV; encoded by the coding sequence ATGTCTGAATATTCTGAGAAGATGGACAAGGCCATTGAGGCCACTGAACGTGAATTTTCCAAGATCCGTGCTGGCCAGGCTAGCCCGGCTATCCTCAACGGTGTGCGTATCGACTATTATGGCACCCCGACCCCGATTTCCCAGGTTGCAAAGATTTCTGTGCCTGAACCGCGTATGCTCCTTGTGACGCCGTGGGAAAAGCAGCTCGTCGATACTATTGATAAGGCTATCCTCGCTGCAAACATCGGCCTTACCCCGATGAAGGACGGCAACTGCATCCGCGTGACGCTCCCGATCCTCACGACCGAACGCCGCAAGGAACTTGCCAAGATCGCCCGCAAGCATGCCGAAGACGGCCGCGTGGCTATCCGCAACATCCGCCGTGACGCTAACGACGCCCTCAAGAAGAACAAGGAAATCTCCGAGGACGAAGTCAAGAAACAGCAGGACGAAATCCAGAAGGCTACCGACAAGGCCATTGCTGAAATCGATCGTTTGCTTGCCGAAAAGGAAGCAGACATCCTCAAGGTGTAG
- a CDS encoding glycoside hydrolase family 9 protein gives MKLNFGLKQYIPLAATVLSLATVANAATAYINQIGYRPADPKEFALVDGSGDIEIVNAAGQTVLQVTPKASSYWAPSTQNVQLVDFTALTVPGTYSIKQGGQVLRSDLKIADKTFEDVTKAALKWYYYQRASMELEEQYAGQWKRAAGHTNSTVTLHNSTGTSGTIQSSKGWYDAGDYGRYIVNSGITTYTLLSLYEHFPEYFNTLKWNIPAEGTLPDLLAEIKYNLDWMLTMQAADGGVYHKLSTLQFPGDVMPAKDTEKLYVIGKGTAASFDFAGVMATTYRVFKTFDATYAAQCLEAAKKAYAWGLQNPNKAFTNPSDVATGSYSDGELSDEKAFASMELFISTGDASYKPTIDPNKMSIVPAWPEMYGLAVYAAATHATEVGADAETAKQMLLQYANEFAYAASSGFGVVMSNEDFVWGSNAVAGNQGVFLLYAYYVTGEQKYYEAAKKVIDYLLGKNPLDMSFLTGFGTKSPKLPHHRPSTADKITDPVPGMIVGGPQPGGEDIGSKSWECKDYRTGVPATSYTDNRCSYATNEVAINWNAPFAYIAGALEALNAGYAPSFAAPGVAKGGTSAIKPVVSRNRGKVEHAPRLRFDDQKVFIEKSGKRFDLKGNHLK, from the coding sequence ATGAAGCTCAATTTTGGCTTAAAACAGTATATCCCCCTCGCCGCTACGGTACTTTCGCTTGCTACGGTGGCGAATGCTGCGACTGCCTATATCAACCAAATCGGTTACCGTCCGGCAGACCCGAAGGAATTTGCGCTTGTCGATGGCTCGGGCGATATCGAGATTGTCAATGCCGCTGGCCAGACGGTGCTTCAGGTGACTCCGAAGGCTTCTTCTTATTGGGCTCCGAGCACCCAGAATGTTCAGCTTGTTGATTTTACGGCATTGACTGTTCCCGGAACTTATTCCATCAAGCAGGGCGGCCAGGTGCTGCGTTCTGACTTGAAGATTGCCGACAAGACTTTTGAAGATGTCACAAAGGCGGCACTTAAGTGGTATTATTACCAGCGTGCCTCCATGGAACTGGAAGAACAGTATGCGGGACAGTGGAAACGTGCTGCCGGCCATACGAATTCGACGGTGACGCTCCATAATTCTACAGGTACTTCGGGTACGATTCAATCGAGCAAGGGCTGGTACGATGCTGGTGACTATGGCCGTTATATCGTGAACTCGGGTATTACGACTTACACGCTCCTTTCGCTTTACGAACATTTTCCGGAATATTTCAATACGCTCAAGTGGAACATCCCGGCCGAAGGGACTTTGCCGGATTTGCTTGCCGAAATCAAGTACAATCTTGACTGGATGCTTACGATGCAGGCTGCAGATGGTGGCGTTTACCACAAGCTTTCGACGCTCCAGTTCCCAGGCGACGTGATGCCTGCGAAGGATACAGAAAAGCTTTATGTGATTGGTAAGGGAACCGCGGCTTCGTTTGACTTTGCTGGTGTGATGGCTACTACATATCGTGTATTCAAGACGTTCGATGCGACTTATGCAGCCCAGTGCCTTGAGGCGGCCAAGAAGGCTTATGCCTGGGGCCTCCAGAATCCGAACAAGGCTTTTACCAACCCGTCTGATGTTGCTACAGGTTCCTATAGCGATGGAGAACTTTCCGATGAAAAGGCTTTTGCGAGCATGGAGCTGTTCATTTCCACGGGGGATGCTTCTTATAAGCCGACAATCGACCCAAACAAGATGAGTATTGTTCCGGCTTGGCCCGAAATGTATGGTCTTGCGGTTTATGCCGCTGCTACCCACGCTACAGAAGTTGGGGCTGATGCCGAAACGGCTAAGCAGATGCTCTTGCAATATGCTAATGAATTTGCCTATGCTGCGTCGTCTGGTTTTGGTGTTGTGATGTCGAATGAAGACTTTGTCTGGGGCTCCAATGCTGTTGCCGGTAACCAAGGCGTGTTCCTTCTTTACGCTTATTACGTCACGGGCGAACAGAAGTATTACGAAGCAGCCAAGAAGGTCATTGACTACCTGCTTGGCAAAAACCCGCTCGATATGTCTTTCTTGACTGGCTTTGGAACGAAGTCTCCGAAGCTTCCGCACCACCGTCCGAGTACGGCTGATAAGATCACGGACCCTGTGCCGGGTATGATTGTGGGCGGTCCGCAGCCGGGTGGTGAAGATATCGGTTCCAAGTCTTGGGAATGCAAGGATTATAGAACGGGTGTCCCAGCGACATCTTACACGGATAATCGTTGCAGCTACGCCACGAACGAAGTCGCTATCAACTGGAATGCTCCGTTTGCATACATTGCGGGCGCTCTCGAAGCTTTGAACGCAGGCTATGCTCCGTCTTTTGCAGCACCGGGTGTTGCGAAGGGTGGTACTTCGGCAATCAAGCCTGTTGTTTCCAGAAATCGTGGTAAGGTTGAACATGCACCGCGTCTTCGCTTTGACGACCAGAAGGTGTTCATCGAAAAGAGCGGCAAGCGCTTTGACCTCAAGGGCAACCATCTGAAGTAA
- a CDS encoding phosphatidate cytidylyltransferase encodes MSNLTQRLITAFIAIPIVFVLLWFNDFSRIGLMCFLSAVGAWEWARMASKMYAGPDMRYLSFASSLALTLAWALSKGGYFGLPAVPYVVGMTFLAIFAIYIGVAYAKVEIDHLFPWLVMQLGAPLYVGLWGGMNVLMMGNGQGFEHCYPFILVMTAVWLCDTVAYFFGKFAAGKGPFGRHLFAPSISPKKTWEGSIAGSIATIAWVAYWVKCSAALSSFEMNFTWTSAIVIGLLITVAGQVGDLLMSALKRWSGTKDSGNLFVGHGGVLDRCDSFLLAAPALYIFMDFLKTIV; translated from the coding sequence ATGAGTAATTTGACTCAGCGATTGATCACTGCATTTATCGCTATTCCAATCGTTTTTGTTTTACTTTGGTTCAACGACTTTAGCCGCATTGGACTGATGTGCTTTTTGAGCGCTGTGGGCGCCTGGGAATGGGCTCGCATGGCATCCAAGATGTATGCAGGCCCGGACATGCGTTACCTCTCGTTTGCATCGTCTTTGGCATTGACGCTGGCGTGGGCTCTTTCGAAGGGTGGTTATTTTGGACTCCCGGCTGTGCCTTACGTTGTCGGCATGACTTTCCTCGCCATTTTCGCCATTTACATTGGCGTTGCTTACGCAAAGGTTGAAATCGACCACTTGTTCCCGTGGCTTGTGATGCAGCTCGGCGCTCCGCTGTATGTGGGGCTCTGGGGTGGCATGAACGTGCTCATGATGGGCAATGGCCAGGGCTTTGAGCATTGCTACCCGTTCATTCTCGTGATGACTGCAGTGTGGCTCTGTGATACGGTCGCGTATTTCTTTGGCAAGTTTGCAGCAGGCAAGGGACCGTTTGGCCGTCATTTGTTTGCGCCGAGCATCAGCCCGAAGAAGACTTGGGAAGGCTCGATTGCAGGTTCCATCGCAACGATTGCATGGGTTGCCTATTGGGTCAAGTGCAGTGCTGCACTCAGCTCGTTTGAAATGAATTTCACTTGGACATCGGCAATCGTCATTGGCCTCCTCATCACGGTGGCAGGCCAGGTGGGCGACCTTTTGATGTCTGCTCTCAAGCGCTGGAGCGGTACCAAAGATTCTGGGAACTTGTTTGTGGGTCATGGCGGCGTGCTCGACCGTTGTGACTCGTTCCTCCTTGCGGCGCCTGCTCTATACATCTTCATGGATTTCTTGAAGACCATCGTGTAA
- a CDS encoding formylglycine-generating enzyme family protein encodes MRILSSGVYAACCCAVGMFIGCSDSSDNGVSGENSNLSSVTDDFGISSSSSFTGNAGGSSSSGDLISSGAESSAGNSATSSRMQGSSSGSVKSSSSVHPHRSSSSGIEQGNSSSAHANSSSSESSFVYTSPANFADTVNGVAFNMVYVAGGTYTRGCDNCAEPDKIYETPSHKVTVNEYHIAPTEVTIAQWNAVMGGKKNAWESDKAPKIGVSWFDANNYACKLGQKTGRQYRLLTDAEWEFAARGGKDGIADKFKFSGSNNVDDVAWYSENSGGKSHDVATKKPNKLGLYDMSGNSWEWVYDWLVAYTDADKVNPVQLTGSGNKTRRGGSYGEPADFARVSRRAIRSRDGAADMGFRLGMSTELPPGMVSPCEAANPSAATCQGDKNRDCRLITTADEAWISDDYTVVIGENGVAAVSGFPNVSGLWYTLNNRSFNVVTKSGTKTYAYYVFSEDELTMISDDGIPYRLYRRAASEAKNKVSLPTVSNPKTLAQLIAAVEPERIVTDEQLAHPDTSVRDPRIAAASGYTWFFDGRCCGGNHKYRFHLDKSGDAEFVVMDYDDTHHENILAKGRWFTVGNIGLHIVLNGKYFNYLYTAGERTMSFSEYMPAGPIFCHISFQSYERGDFRIFNKTLFDDKIKRPRGFNGENPVYEAGDYQWGS; translated from the coding sequence ATGCGCATACTTTCCTCGGGTGTATATGCTGCGTGTTGTTGCGCAGTGGGGATGTTCATAGGGTGCTCGGATTCTTCGGACAACGGAGTCTCCGGAGAAAACAGTAATCTTTCTTCCGTTACAGATGATTTTGGAATTTCGTCCAGTTCCAGTTTTACAGGGAACGCAGGCGGTTCTTCGTCATCCGGGGATTTGATTTCTTCAGGAGCGGAGTCTTCAGCGGGGAATTCGGCAACGTCTTCCAGAATGCAAGGGAGTTCCTCGGGCTCAGTCAAAAGCTCTTCAAGCGTGCATCCGCACAGAAGTTCTTCTTCGGGAATCGAGCAAGGGAACTCCTCTAGTGCACATGCAAATTCCAGTTCTAGCGAGAGTTCCTTTGTTTATACTTCACCCGCAAATTTTGCAGACACGGTAAACGGAGTTGCCTTCAACATGGTCTATGTGGCTGGCGGCACTTACACGCGCGGCTGCGACAACTGCGCCGAGCCTGATAAAATTTACGAAACACCTTCGCATAAAGTAACAGTTAACGAATACCATATCGCACCAACCGAAGTAACGATAGCCCAATGGAACGCCGTCATGGGCGGGAAAAAAAATGCATGGGAATCGGACAAAGCTCCCAAAATCGGCGTGAGCTGGTTTGACGCCAACAATTACGCCTGCAAGCTTGGGCAAAAAACAGGGAGACAGTACCGACTGTTGACCGATGCCGAATGGGAATTTGCGGCCCGCGGTGGCAAAGACGGAATTGCAGACAAGTTTAAATTTTCAGGTAGTAACAACGTCGATGATGTGGCATGGTATTCCGAAAACAGCGGCGGAAAATCACACGATGTTGCCACTAAGAAACCAAACAAGCTTGGACTTTACGACATGAGCGGCAACTCGTGGGAATGGGTCTACGATTGGCTCGTAGCCTACACGGACGCAGACAAGGTAAATCCAGTACAGCTCACAGGAAGTGGCAACAAGACGCGAAGAGGCGGGAGTTACGGCGAGCCCGCGGATTTTGCGCGAGTGAGCCGTCGCGCCATCCGCAGCCGCGATGGCGCCGCAGACATGGGCTTTAGACTAGGCATGTCTACGGAACTCCCGCCGGGAATGGTAAGCCCCTGCGAAGCGGCAAATCCGTCTGCAGCCACCTGCCAAGGCGACAAGAATCGCGACTGCCGCTTGATTACCACCGCAGACGAAGCCTGGATCAGCGACGACTACACTGTCGTTATCGGAGAAAATGGTGTTGCGGCAGTTTCTGGCTTCCCGAATGTTTCAGGGCTGTGGTACACGCTCAATAACCGCAGTTTTAACGTTGTCACCAAGAGCGGCACAAAGACTTACGCTTACTACGTGTTCAGCGAAGATGAACTCACAATGATTAGCGATGACGGCATTCCATACCGTCTGTACAGGCGAGCCGCAAGCGAAGCTAAGAATAAAGTAAGTCTCCCGACCGTAAGCAATCCCAAGACTTTAGCACAGCTTATCGCCGCTGTAGAACCCGAACGCATCGTCACAGACGAGCAACTCGCCCACCCCGACACAAGCGTTCGCGACCCGCGCATTGCAGCCGCAAGCGGATACACGTGGTTTTTCGACGGGCGTTGCTGCGGCGGAAACCATAAGTACCGTTTCCACTTAGACAAGAGCGGCGATGCAGAATTTGTCGTCATGGACTACGATGACACCCACCACGAAAACATTCTCGCCAAAGGGCGCTGGTTCACCGTCGGAAATATCGGGCTACACATCGTTTTGAACGGCAAGTATTTCAACTACCTTTACACGGCGGGCGAACGCACCATGAGCTTCAGCGAATACATGCCGGCGGGCCCCATTTTCTGTCATATTTCATTCCAGAGCTATGAACGCGGCGACTTCCGCATTTTCAATAAGACTTTATTCGATGATAAAATCAAGCGCCCACGCGGCTTCAACGGAGAAAATCCAGTCTATGAAGCCGGCGATTACCAGTGGGGTTCGTAA
- a CDS encoding DUF4421 family protein codes for MARCPKLFLLVLFLVGHVLASDVAVKIGDGSVAKNDSVWVQKFDEKFSLRFLCDYTLWSVWNTAYGNEALVSNSPLSLGLGFAYDDLFTLFGVSWDISWDFTMSVFLGAEEESSKVDAFETGLDLFPGKFWIEIWLSYYSGFSVKTEQDGKMVRRFSDLNFFEMYVSVLWMLTSKDKFSPRSAYFLDRRQTHSAGSWIFGGRFQGYIAEDPDSLLTFYEEGERILSSIWGNIGYTYTWVFENGFFGNIWLDVGLVYGLNNDDEYTVMPQPDFKTAWGYAGQKWSWNIVVEAEYNAFSYKSYWEQKLIVKGGILVVRRF; via the coding sequence ATGGCTCGTTGTCCTAAGTTATTTTTGCTCGTACTGTTTTTGGTTGGCCACGTATTGGCTTCTGATGTGGCAGTGAAAATTGGGGATGGGTCTGTTGCGAAAAACGATTCTGTATGGGTACAGAAATTTGATGAAAAATTTTCGCTGCGCTTCTTGTGCGACTACACTCTTTGGAGTGTCTGGAATACGGCTTACGGCAATGAAGCTCTTGTGTCCAATTCGCCTTTATCTTTGGGGCTCGGCTTTGCTTACGATGACCTTTTTACGTTGTTTGGAGTCTCGTGGGATATTTCATGGGATTTCACGATGAGTGTCTTTTTGGGGGCTGAAGAAGAAAGTTCAAAAGTCGACGCCTTTGAAACGGGACTGGATTTATTCCCTGGAAAATTCTGGATTGAAATTTGGCTTTCTTATTATTCCGGTTTTTCGGTGAAGACCGAGCAAGATGGAAAAATGGTTCGCCGGTTTAGCGATCTCAATTTCTTTGAAATGTACGTTTCGGTACTTTGGATGTTGACTTCGAAGGACAAGTTCTCGCCGCGTAGCGCGTATTTTTTGGACCGGCGGCAAACGCATTCAGCGGGAAGCTGGATCTTTGGTGGGCGTTTTCAGGGCTATATAGCCGAAGATCCCGACAGCCTGTTGACTTTTTATGAGGAGGGTGAACGTATTCTGTCATCCATATGGGGAAATATCGGATACACGTACACCTGGGTTTTTGAAAACGGATTTTTTGGAAACATTTGGCTAGATGTTGGACTCGTCTATGGATTAAACAACGATGACGAATATACCGTGATGCCGCAACCCGATTTTAAGACGGCTTGGGGGTATGCTGGGCAAAAATGGTCATGGAACATAGTTGTGGAGGCTGAGTACAACGCTTTCTCGTACAAATCGTATTGGGAACAAAAACTCATCGTGAAGGGCGGAATTTTGGTGGTCCGCAGGTTCTAG
- the dxr gene encoding 1-deoxy-D-xylulose-5-phosphate reductoisomerase: MKNVVLLGATGSIGTSSVDVIQQHSDLFHLYAVAANSSVNKVAEIVRKYNVERVCMFNEVAAKELEIVLGRKVLVGMEGLCELAADPKADIIINALMGAVGCLPTITAIEHGKHVALANKETMVMAGPVIWDKLAENPKSFITPIDSEHSAIFQCLEGGKRESEVEFLEITASGGPFREWPIEKFEKITVADALNHPVWSMGKKITIDSASMMNKGLEVLEAHFLFHIPYDQIKVVVHPQSMVHSLVQFRDGSLMAQLGAPDMRIPIQVALTWPDRLKLETKRLDLPTLAKLTFFEPDFNKFRCLALAFEAGRRGGIVPSMMNAANEVLVDRFLKGNLKFTDIPKYVEMVMEKAPNVTGHLSLEQVLEADKEARLMTEGFLK, translated from the coding sequence ATGAAAAACGTAGTTCTCCTGGGTGCCACCGGTTCTATCGGAACCTCTAGCGTTGATGTCATTCAACAGCATTCTGATTTGTTCCACCTTTATGCCGTGGCTGCAAATAGCAGCGTGAACAAGGTTGCAGAAATCGTGCGCAAGTACAATGTCGAACGTGTTTGCATGTTCAACGAAGTCGCCGCAAAAGAACTCGAAATCGTGCTTGGCCGAAAGGTCCTTGTCGGCATGGAAGGCCTCTGTGAACTCGCTGCCGACCCGAAGGCGGACATCATCATTAACGCCTTGATGGGTGCTGTGGGCTGCCTCCCGACGATTACGGCGATTGAACATGGCAAGCATGTCGCCCTCGCAAATAAGGAAACGATGGTGATGGCAGGCCCGGTCATTTGGGACAAGCTTGCAGAAAATCCGAAGTCTTTCATCACGCCGATCGACTCTGAACACAGTGCCATTTTCCAGTGCCTCGAAGGTGGCAAGCGCGAATCCGAAGTCGAATTCCTCGAAATCACGGCTTCGGGTGGTCCATTCCGCGAATGGCCGATTGAAAAGTTTGAAAAAATCACTGTCGCCGACGCCTTGAATCACCCGGTGTGGAGCATGGGCAAGAAGATTACGATCGACTCTGCTTCCATGATGAACAAGGGTCTTGAAGTGCTTGAAGCTCACTTCTTGTTCCACATTCCGTATGACCAGATCAAGGTTGTGGTTCACCCGCAGTCCATGGTGCATTCGCTTGTACAGTTCCGCGATGGTTCTTTGATGGCCCAGCTTGGCGCTCCCGACATGCGCATCCCGATTCAGGTGGCGCTCACGTGGCCTGACCGTCTCAAGCTTGAAACCAAGCGCCTCGACTTGCCTACGCTTGCAAAGCTCACGTTCTTCGAACCGGACTTCAATAAGTTCCGTTGCCTCGCTCTCGCCTTTGAAGCAGGCCGCCGTGGCGGTATCGTGCCTTCGATGATGAACGCCGCAAACGAAGTTCTCGTGGACCGTTTCCTCAAGGGTAACCTCAAGTTCACCGATATCCCGAAGTACGTGGAAATGGTGATGGAAAAGGCCCCGAACGTGACTGGTCATCTTTCGCTTGAACAGGTGCTCGAAGCCGACAAGGAAGCCCGCCTCATGACGGAAGGCTTCTTGAAGTAA
- a CDS encoding alpha/beta hydrolase gives MKKMTMAVCIAAVSAFAQWGGGGLGGGGFGGPQTGNSKMEYSEKFADVNYVGDGKVYHTLDIYLPKESKDSYPVVIHTYGSAWSMNNSKGSADLNTICAALLKAGYAVVTPNHRSASDAVYPAQLHDLKAVVRFVRGNAAKYKFDTNFVAVSGFSSGGHLSSLVATTCGLKEGKSGSVTVDLVGDLGEFNSFSSCIDAATLWSPPTDIYTMNPINNFMGSGTYEGAFIGAEREGNKDKWMVASSPYYASDDDPPIILFHGTSDQIVNKEQSEELYDSLKAHNVVTELVSVSGGTHGGNEMYVDANLDKMVKFFDTAREAKAAKVPKEDPPKIDSTLALRIPHVFAEPESYCVYTLKGTLVMKSTMFDGSRLKPGAYYIVALTSKGVRRTFGFVKR, from the coding sequence ATGAAAAAGATGACAATGGCGGTATGCATTGCCGCTGTTTCTGCGTTCGCTCAATGGGGCGGCGGTGGTCTCGGGGGAGGTGGCTTTGGTGGCCCGCAAACCGGCAACAGTAAGATGGAGTACTCTGAAAAGTTTGCCGATGTGAATTATGTGGGTGATGGCAAAGTCTACCATACGCTGGATATTTACTTGCCCAAGGAGAGCAAGGATTCGTATCCGGTCGTAATCCACACTTACGGTAGTGCCTGGAGCATGAACAATTCCAAGGGTTCTGCGGACTTGAACACTATCTGCGCGGCTCTCCTCAAGGCGGGCTATGCTGTGGTCACTCCGAATCACCGTTCCGCGAGCGATGCGGTTTACCCGGCGCAGTTGCATGACCTCAAGGCTGTGGTGCGTTTTGTCCGTGGTAATGCCGCCAAGTACAAGTTTGACACGAACTTTGTGGCTGTGTCTGGATTTTCGTCGGGCGGTCACTTGTCCAGTCTAGTGGCAACGACCTGTGGCTTGAAAGAAGGCAAATCCGGCTCGGTGACGGTAGACCTGGTGGGCGATTTAGGCGAATTTAATTCGTTCAGCAGTTGCATTGATGCGGCGACGCTGTGGTCTCCGCCGACGGATATTTACACGATGAACCCGATTAACAATTTCATGGGATCGGGGACTTATGAGGGCGCTTTTATTGGTGCAGAACGTGAGGGAAATAAAGATAAATGGATGGTGGCGAGTTCGCCATATTACGCAAGTGACGACGATCCGCCGATTATCCTTTTTCACGGGACTTCCGACCAGATTGTGAATAAGGAACAGAGCGAGGAACTTTACGATTCCCTCAAGGCTCATAACGTTGTGACGGAACTTGTCTCGGTGTCGGGCGGCACGCACGGCGGAAACGAAATGTATGTTGATGCGAACCTTGATAAGATGGTCAAGTTCTTTGATACGGCACGCGAGGCGAAGGCCGCAAAAGTCCCCAAGGAGGATCCTCCCAAAATAGATTCCACGTTGGCGTTGCGTATTCCGCACGTTTTTGCGGAGCCCGAGTCTTATTGCGTTTACACCCTCAAAGGAACGCTCGTCATGAAATCTACGATGTTTGATGGTTCCCGTTTAAAACCCGGTGCTTATTATATTGTCGCTTTGACCTCAAAAGGTGTGCGTCGCACGTTCGGCTTCGTAAAACGTTGA
- a CDS encoding histidine phosphatase family protein: MNKPTQSVLCAIAAYPLFAAIAYTAMLSACDKATSTTAPESTASSSFTTTTIEEPSSSAIQQSSSSSGQKQFSSSSRSTHRRSSSSAVQTSSSAISSSQETPVSSSSDVAKSSSSSQTSLPAKEISLDENGFATVADVYKSLTADEKAVFIIRHSEREDNVAIETELTANGVKMAQNLGTTLKSDEEFSYITSGFVRTNETANNISKGRGEASLPKLITSYDITGNWFLKISADELSAYGTKLGMQGGSVELMAHWAYEGGYTDALYELTPRAEEFIQKVILKNLPKWKRVSIMVSHDIFVMPLAVFGSKGKVALKYHEDYHWINYIAGLAIIIGADNSLRYVPVKGADSGVIDYLAIYMEEHGMGGKKPSTPKR; the protein is encoded by the coding sequence ATGAATAAACCTACACAAAGCGTGCTCTGCGCGATTGCGGCTTATCCCTTGTTCGCCGCAATCGCATACACGGCGATGCTTTCAGCCTGTGACAAAGCCACATCCACAACAGCTCCTGAAAGCACCGCTTCATCCTCTTTCACAACTACAACAATTGAGGAGCCATCAAGTTCAGCCATTCAACAAAGCTCATCGTCAAGCGGGCAAAAACAATTTTCCAGTTCATCACGAAGCACTCATCGGCGGTCTTCGTCTTCTGCAGTTCAAACAAGTTCATCCGCAATTTCATCATCGCAAGAGACGCCAGTTTCTTCGTCTTCAGATGTAGCAAAATCTTCCAGTTCCTCGCAAACATCGCTACCAGCAAAAGAGATTTCGCTTGACGAGAACGGTTTTGCAACTGTCGCCGACGTCTACAAGAGTCTTACCGCAGACGAAAAAGCAGTCTTCATCATTCGACATTCCGAGCGCGAAGACAATGTCGCCATAGAAACGGAACTCACCGCTAACGGCGTAAAAATGGCCCAAAATTTAGGTACCACGCTCAAGAGCGACGAGGAATTTAGTTACATCACTTCGGGATTCGTGCGCACCAACGAGACTGCAAACAACATTTCAAAAGGCCGTGGAGAAGCAAGCCTTCCAAAGCTCATCACGAGCTACGATATTACCGGGAACTGGTTTCTGAAAATCTCCGCCGACGAACTATCCGCATACGGGACAAAGCTTGGCATGCAAGGCGGTTCTGTCGAACTCATGGCCCACTGGGCTTACGAAGGTGGCTACACAGACGCGCTTTACGAACTCACCCCACGCGCCGAAGAATTCATACAGAAAGTCATCCTCAAGAATTTACCCAAGTGGAAACGCGTAAGCATCATGGTCTCGCACGACATTTTCGTCATGCCGCTCGCCGTGTTCGGCTCCAAAGGCAAAGTCGCCTTGAAGTACCATGAAGATTACCACTGGATTAATTACATCGCCGGGCTTGCCATCATCATCGGGGCAGACAACAGCTTGCGCTATGTCCCGGTCAAAGGCGCAGATTCAGGCGTTATTGACTACCTCGCCATTTACATGGAGGAGCACGGCATGGGAGGCAAGAAGCCGTCAACCCCCAAAAGATAA
- a CDS encoding isoprenyl transferase, producing MANQLRHVAIIMDGNGRWARSRGLERFLGHRKGTESTIDAVEVGVNLKLEHMTLYVFSSENWGRPSKEVDYLMNLLIEMVVKEIPDLMEKNVKLTVIGNMNRIPEKPRASLQSAIDKTANNTGMQLNLAISYGGRQEIVEATKSIAAEVAAGKLSIDEINDEIFAKHLYLKGAPDPDLIIRTGGEFRLSNYLLWQAAYSEFYVTNTLWPDFTKEEFMKAVEFFNTRERRFGKVLHE from the coding sequence GTGGCAAATCAGCTTAGACATGTCGCAATCATTATGGACGGCAACGGGCGCTGGGCTCGTAGCCGGGGCTTGGAACGTTTCTTAGGCCACCGCAAGGGGACTGAATCGACAATCGATGCGGTCGAAGTGGGGGTGAACCTCAAGCTCGAACACATGACATTGTACGTGTTCAGCTCCGAAAACTGGGGCAGACCGTCAAAGGAAGTGGATTACCTGATGAACCTTCTCATTGAGATGGTGGTTAAGGAAATCCCCGACTTGATGGAAAAGAACGTGAAGCTCACGGTCATCGGTAATATGAACCGTATTCCCGAAAAGCCGCGTGCAAGTCTCCAGTCCGCAATTGATAAGACGGCAAACAACACGGGCATGCAGCTGAACCTCGCCATCTCCTATGGCGGTCGTCAAGAAATCGTCGAAGCGACAAAGAGCATTGCGGCAGAAGTTGCTGCAGGCAAGCTTTCCATCGACGAAATCAATGACGAAATTTTTGCCAAACATTTATACCTGAAGGGAGCTCCTGATCCGGACTTGATTATCCGTACGGGTGGCGAATTCAGGCTTTCCAACTATCTTTTGTGGCAGGCCGCCTATAGCGAGTTCTACGTGACGAACACGCTCTGGCCTGATTTCACGAAGGAAGAGTTCATGAAGGCGGTCGAGTTCTTTAATACTCGCGAACGCCGTTTTGGGAAGGTTCTTCATGAGTAA